The following are encoded in a window of Aromatoleum petrolei genomic DNA:
- the ypfJ gene encoding KPN_02809 family neutral zinc metallopeptidase, giving the protein MLFRNGRESDNIEDRRDDGGGGGFGGGRSIGVGTIVIALVAMYFGIDPRVVLDTASVTQPRPAEAVRRSAPRSPAEDELARFASMVLADTEDTWGTIFKAAGGRYNEPRMVLYTGATRSACGVGQAAMGPFYCPADQKVYRDLSFFNELKNRFRAPGDFAQAYVIAHEIGHHVQNLLGISDKVQQARQRVSERQGNQLSVRLELQADCLAGVWAHHADRSRQVLEAGDVEEALGAATAIGDDRLQQSQGRVMPDSFTHGSSAQRVRWFRIGLERGSLKSCDTFNTAKL; this is encoded by the coding sequence ATGCTGTTTCGCAACGGCCGCGAGAGCGACAACATCGAGGATCGACGCGACGATGGGGGCGGCGGGGGCTTCGGCGGTGGCCGCAGCATCGGCGTCGGCACGATCGTGATCGCGCTGGTGGCGATGTACTTCGGCATCGACCCGCGTGTGGTGCTGGACACCGCAAGTGTCACGCAGCCGCGGCCGGCCGAGGCAGTGCGCCGTTCGGCGCCGCGCTCGCCGGCGGAGGACGAGCTGGCGCGCTTCGCATCGATGGTGCTGGCGGATACCGAGGACACCTGGGGGACGATCTTCAAGGCGGCCGGCGGGCGCTATAACGAGCCGCGCATGGTGCTCTACACCGGCGCGACGCGCAGCGCCTGCGGCGTCGGGCAGGCGGCGATGGGCCCCTTCTACTGTCCCGCGGACCAGAAGGTCTATCGCGATCTGTCCTTTTTCAACGAGCTGAAGAACCGTTTCCGCGCGCCCGGCGACTTTGCCCAGGCCTATGTGATCGCGCATGAGATCGGCCACCATGTGCAGAACCTGCTCGGGATCTCGGACAAGGTGCAACAGGCACGCCAGCGTGTGTCGGAGCGCCAGGGCAACCAGTTGTCGGTGCGCCTGGAACTGCAGGCCGACTGCCTGGCGGGCGTGTGGGCCCACCACGCCGACCGCAGCCGTCAGGTGCTGGAAGCCGGCGACGTCGAGGAGGCGCTCGGCGCCGCGACCGCGATCGGCGACGACCGCCTGCAGCAGTCGCAGGGGCGCGTGATGCCCGACAGCTTCACGCACGGCAGTTCCGCACAGCGCGTGCGCTGGTTCCGCATCGGGCTGGAGAGGGGCTCGCTGAAGTCCTGCGATACCTTCAATACTGCGAAGCTTTAG
- a CDS encoding group II truncated hemoglobin, producing the protein MHPQSPKVAANANPHYEKLGGEPAVRRLVERFYELMDELPEAVAIRAMHPQDLGHSKEKLFMFLSGWLGGPPLYAERHGPPRLGRAHARFGVDSAARDAWMLCMTRALEEQVADVELRAQLVAAFAKVAESIVRH; encoded by the coding sequence ATGCACCCGCAATCACCGAAAGTCGCTGCTAACGCAAATCCGCATTACGAGAAGCTCGGCGGCGAGCCCGCCGTACGCCGGCTGGTTGAGCGCTTCTACGAACTCATGGACGAACTACCGGAGGCGGTGGCGATTCGGGCGATGCACCCTCAGGATCTCGGCCATTCGAAGGAAAAGCTCTTCATGTTCCTGTCGGGCTGGCTGGGCGGCCCTCCCCTGTATGCAGAACGCCACGGCCCGCCGCGACTGGGCCGCGCCCATGCCCGCTTCGGCGTTGATAGCGCCGCGCGCGACGCGTGGATGCTCTGCATGACGCGAGCGCTGGAGGAGCAGGTCGCCGACGTGGAACTGCGTGCTCAACTCGTCGCAGCGTTCGCAAAGGTGGCCGAGTCGATCGTCCGCCACTGA
- a CDS encoding S1C family serine protease, with amino-acid sequence MRPDSRFPDSAPVRDRFLRRLLLVTLAAAALMVFWWLQPVIEDWFSPKQAAERTVTPRGDLAADEKSTIELFEHARDSVVFISTAQLVRDAWTRNVMQVPRGTGSGFIWDDAGHVVTNFHVIRGASQATVKLADGRDYQAALIGASPAHDIAVLRIGVGFKRPPPVPIGTSGDLKVGQKVFAIGNPFGLDWTLTTGIVSALDRSLPGEDGETTIEHLIQTDAAINPGNSGGPLLDSNGRLIGINTAIYSPSGASAGIGFAVPVDTVMRVVPQLIKHGLYVRPVLGIQIDEDVNARLLEELEVEGIVVLRVMPGSAADKAGLRGIRQERDGRFYPGDIIVSLDGQEVDSVAKLTARLDDHRVGDTVKLGVLREGKELNLSVTLQPGN; translated from the coding sequence ATGAGACCCGATTCCCGATTTCCCGACTCCGCGCCCGTGCGCGACCGCTTCCTGCGGCGCCTGCTCCTGGTGACCCTCGCTGCGGCGGCGCTGATGGTGTTTTGGTGGCTGCAGCCGGTCATCGAGGACTGGTTCAGCCCCAAGCAGGCGGCCGAGCGCACGGTGACGCCGCGTGGCGACCTGGCCGCAGACGAGAAGTCCACCATCGAATTGTTCGAGCATGCGCGCGATTCGGTGGTCTTCATCAGCACGGCCCAACTGGTGCGCGATGCGTGGACGCGCAATGTCATGCAGGTGCCGCGTGGCACCGGCTCGGGCTTCATCTGGGATGACGCCGGTCACGTCGTGACGAATTTCCACGTGATCCGGGGCGCCTCGCAGGCGACCGTGAAGCTCGCCGACGGGCGCGATTACCAGGCCGCACTGATCGGGGCGAGTCCCGCGCACGACATCGCGGTGCTGCGGATCGGGGTGGGTTTCAAGCGCCCGCCGCCGGTGCCGATCGGCACGAGCGGCGACCTCAAGGTGGGGCAGAAGGTGTTCGCGATCGGCAATCCCTTCGGGCTGGACTGGACGCTCACCACCGGCATCGTCTCGGCGCTCGATCGCTCCCTGCCCGGCGAGGACGGCGAGACGACGATCGAGCACCTGATCCAGACCGACGCGGCAATCAATCCCGGCAATTCGGGCGGCCCCTTGCTCGACTCCAACGGGCGGCTGATCGGCATCAACACGGCGATCTACAGCCCCTCGGGCGCCTCGGCCGGGATCGGCTTCGCGGTTCCGGTCGATACCGTGATGCGCGTCGTGCCGCAACTCATCAAGCACGGCCTGTATGTCCGCCCGGTGCTGGGCATTCAGATCGACGAGGACGTGAACGCGCGCCTGCTGGAAGAACTCGAGGTCGAGGGCATCGTGGTGCTGCGTGTGATGCCCGGCTCGGCTGCGGACAAGGCCGGCCTGCGAGGGATCCGGCAGGAGCGCGACGGCCGTTTCTATCCGGGCGACATCATCGTGTCGCTGGACGGGCAGGAGGTCGACTCGGTCGCGAAGCTCACGGCCCGCCTCGACGACCACCGCGTGGGCGACACCGTTAAGCTCGGCGTGTTGCGCGAGGGCAAGGAGCTGAACCTGTCGGTGACGCTGCAGCCGGGCAACTGA
- a CDS encoding VOC family protein, with protein sequence MTQRPFKILGIQQIAIGGPSKDKLKTLWVDMLGLEVTGNFVSERENVDEDICAMGNGPFKVEVDLMQPLDPEKKPAVHATPLNHVGLWVDDLPTAVEWLSANGVRFAPGGIRRGAAGYDITFLHPKGNDEFPIGGEGVLVELVQAPAEVVEAFAKLAG encoded by the coding sequence ATGACGCAGCGCCCGTTCAAGATCCTCGGTATCCAGCAGATCGCCATCGGCGGCCCGAGCAAGGACAAGCTCAAGACCCTGTGGGTCGACATGCTCGGACTGGAAGTGACCGGCAACTTCGTGAGCGAGCGCGAGAACGTCGACGAGGACATCTGCGCGATGGGCAATGGCCCGTTCAAGGTCGAAGTGGACCTGATGCAACCGCTGGACCCGGAAAAGAAGCCGGCCGTGCATGCGACGCCGCTCAACCACGTCGGCCTGTGGGTGGACGATCTGCCGACGGCGGTGGAATGGCTCTCCGCGAACGGCGTGCGCTTCGCCCCGGGCGGCATCCGCCGAGGCGCCGCGGGCTACGACATCACTTTCCTGCACCCGAAGGGCAACGACGAGTTCCCGATCGGCGGCGAAGGCGTGCTGGTCGAACTGGTCCAGGCCCCGGCTGAAGTCGTCGAGGCCTTTGCGAAGCTCGCGGGCTGA
- a CDS encoding M48 family metalloprotease, with protein MMKLGAHGRRCALALMLVLAGGCAMQPPAGHPSAENPHPRSKGPRHNGHAAAWPLAELGAAEGRRVGVQVQGAVRWFDGEALRAAWTAARRMGATTPGARPQFLLVDDPSANAFAMRSGKDGVIGIHSGMVELLGADEAAWAALIGHELAHLNLRHSEQRLSRRNETGGLVAIASVLLTVVAFPLTPIFAELATSLAENGYSRDDERAADEAGIAYMLRAGYDPAGAVRFFEKLSISGQPERFAFLATHPDSAERISAARALAEREPD; from the coding sequence ATGATGAAGCTCGGAGCCCACGGCCGGAGGTGTGCGCTCGCGCTGATGCTGGTACTGGCAGGCGGATGTGCGATGCAGCCGCCGGCGGGCCATCCGTCCGCAGAGAACCCGCACCCGCGGAGCAAGGGGCCGCGACACAACGGCCACGCGGCGGCGTGGCCGCTGGCGGAGCTCGGCGCCGCCGAGGGGCGGCGGGTCGGCGTGCAGGTGCAGGGCGCCGTGCGCTGGTTCGACGGGGAGGCCCTGCGCGCAGCCTGGACGGCGGCGCGACGCATGGGGGCGACCACGCCGGGTGCACGTCCGCAGTTCCTGCTGGTCGACGACCCCAGCGCCAACGCCTTCGCAATGCGCTCGGGCAAGGACGGCGTGATCGGTATCCACTCCGGCATGGTCGAGCTGCTCGGCGCGGACGAGGCCGCATGGGCGGCGCTGATCGGACACGAGTTGGCGCACCTGAACCTGCGCCATTCCGAGCAACGCCTGTCGCGCCGCAACGAAACCGGCGGCCTGGTGGCGATCGCGAGCGTGCTCCTCACGGTGGTGGCCTTCCCTCTGACGCCGATCTTCGCGGAACTCGCCACCAGCTTGGCCGAGAACGGTTACAGCCGCGACGATGAGCGCGCCGCGGACGAGGCGGGCATCGCCTACATGCTGCGCGCGGGCTACGACCCCGCGGGGGCGGTGCGCTTCTTCGAGAAGCTCTCCATCAGCGGACAGCCGGAGCGATTCGCCTTCCTCGCTACTCATCCGGACAGCGCCGAACGCATCTCGGCGGCACGCGCCCTTGCGGAGCGCGAGCCCGATTGA